A portion of the Bacteroides faecium genome contains these proteins:
- a CDS encoding ABC transporter permease, with protein MQLLKQIWNERRSNGWLWAELLLVFVVLWYVVDWTYVTARTYYEPVGFDITDTYYLELSLKNNKSNSYIPKDKKNTTLGQDITELANRLQRLPEVEAVSVSNNARPYIGSNSGSILRIDTIVRTPLRRTMTPEFLQVFRYQSADGRGYEPLVQALKNGNVVVSENFWPDDYKGDRTLLGKEMVDVDDSTQVYKIGGVSTKVRYNDFWPNYSDIYIARAFMEKVIVELDDDFYPSSVEVCLRVKPGTSKDFPEHLMNLSASQLSVGNLFILKVHDYENIRNDFQQGNYNQVQVRFWMMGFLLLNILLGIVGTFWFRTQHRRSELALRVAVGSSRMQLWGRLNKEGLLLLTLAALPAAMICYNIGYLDLTDGYMEWGVPRFLITFVVTYFLMAVMILAGIWFPARQAIRIQPAEALREE; from the coding sequence ATGCAGCTATTAAAACAAATATGGAACGAACGCCGGTCGAACGGATGGTTGTGGGCAGAGTTATTACTTGTTTTTGTTGTCCTGTGGTATGTAGTCGACTGGACATATGTGACCGCCCGTACCTATTATGAACCGGTAGGGTTTGATATTACCGATACCTACTATCTGGAGCTTAGCCTGAAAAATAACAAGAGCAACTCCTATATCCCTAAAGATAAAAAGAATACCACGTTGGGGCAGGACATTACTGAACTGGCAAACCGTCTTCAACGATTGCCGGAAGTGGAAGCAGTTTCCGTATCCAATAATGCACGTCCTTATATCGGAAGTAATTCCGGTAGTATATTGCGTATTGATACTATTGTCCGTACTCCGTTGCGACGTACGATGACTCCTGAATTTTTACAGGTATTCCGTTATCAAAGTGCGGATGGTCGTGGCTATGAACCGTTGGTACAGGCTTTGAAAAACGGGAATGTGGTAGTCAGTGAGAATTTTTGGCCTGATGATTATAAGGGTGACCGCACATTGTTGGGCAAGGAAATGGTGGATGTGGATGATTCTACCCAAGTCTATAAGATAGGCGGTGTATCAACCAAAGTGCGTTATAACGATTTTTGGCCTAATTATAGCGATATTTATATAGCTAGGGCTTTCATGGAAAAGGTGATAGTTGAACTGGATGATGACTTTTACCCTTCCAGTGTGGAAGTTTGCCTGCGGGTGAAGCCGGGTACTAGTAAAGACTTTCCGGAACATTTGATGAATCTGTCAGCCAGCCAGTTGAGTGTTGGCAATCTGTTCATTCTGAAAGTACATGACTATGAGAATATACGGAATGACTTTCAACAGGGTAATTACAATCAGGTACAGGTTCGTTTCTGGATGATGGGCTTTCTGTTGCTGAATATCCTGTTGGGGATTGTCGGTACATTCTGGTTCCGCACGCAACATCGCCGTTCCGAGTTGGCTCTTCGTGTGGCGGTCGGCTCCAGCCGGATGCAACTTTGGGGGCGTCTGAATAAAGAAGGACTGTTACTGCTTACTTTGGCTGCTTTGCCTGCTGCCATGATTTGCTATAACATAGGCTACCTGGATTTAACTGACGGATATATGGAATGGGGAGTTCCCCGTTTCCTTATAACGTTTGTCGTAACTTATTTCCTGATGGCTGTGATGATACTGGCCGGTATTTGGTTTCCTGCCCGTCAGGCAATCCGCATACAGCCGGCAGAAGCATTGCGCGAGGAATAA
- a CDS encoding ABC transporter permease: MIKLYFKQAFQLLKENKLLSSISIIGTALAIAMIMVIVITLRATIAPFAPETHRDRMLVFRYAGLQNKSNVNWQSNGPIGYNTAKACFKEMTVPEAVSITNSFQETMLAAKPAGEMESCSVLQTDDAFWKVFEFDFLSGKPYDNADFDAGAAKAVISEDMARRLFGTSEVVGKTFLLNHSAYLISGVVRPVSKLARYAYAQVWIPLSSTNAFTTTWGDENIMGMVSVFILAKSEKDFPAIRNEADRLRAVFMAGHPNFDLLYRGQPDTYFVASQRYSANNPPAVKQAVRQYIITLLVLLIVPAVNLSGLTLSRMRKRLSEIGVRKAFGAPRRELMMQVLSENMLYSLFGGIFGLLLSYIAAFLLGGMLFSVDFVSDGVNDLRTMCVDLLFDPVVFLLAFLACFLLNLLSAAIPAWRITRTNIVDAINER, encoded by the coding sequence ATGATAAAACTCTACTTCAAGCAGGCATTCCAACTGCTGAAAGAAAATAAACTGCTTTCTTCTATCTCCATCATCGGCACGGCATTGGCTATTGCCATGATAATGGTGATTGTAATCACTTTGCGTGCGACCATTGCCCCTTTTGCACCGGAGACTCATCGTGACCGTATGCTTGTCTTCCGTTATGCCGGGCTCCAGAATAAATCAAACGTAAACTGGCAGAGCAACGGCCCTATCGGATATAACACGGCAAAGGCCTGTTTCAAAGAGATGACCGTGCCCGAAGCGGTGTCCATCACCAATTCTTTCCAGGAAACGATGTTGGCTGCCAAACCGGCAGGCGAAATGGAAAGTTGCAGCGTACTGCAAACGGATGATGCTTTTTGGAAAGTATTTGAATTTGATTTTCTCTCCGGTAAGCCGTATGATAATGCCGATTTTGATGCCGGAGCAGCGAAAGCCGTTATATCCGAAGATATGGCGCGTCGGTTGTTCGGAACGTCGGAAGTCGTAGGAAAGACGTTCTTGCTGAACCATTCTGCTTACTTGATAAGCGGAGTAGTGCGCCCGGTATCCAAATTGGCACGATACGCTTATGCGCAAGTCTGGATTCCTTTAAGTTCGACGAATGCTTTCACCACAACCTGGGGAGATGAAAATATTATGGGAATGGTTTCTGTTTTCATATTAGCCAAATCAGAAAAAGACTTTCCGGCTATTCGCAATGAAGCAGACCGCCTGAGGGCAGTATTTATGGCAGGACATCCTAATTTCGATTTGCTTTATCGTGGACAACCCGACACGTATTTCGTTGCTTCACAACGATATTCTGCTAATAATCCCCCGGCAGTGAAACAAGCCGTCCGGCAATATATAATAACATTACTTGTACTTCTGATTGTCCCTGCGGTCAACCTGTCCGGCCTCACTTTATCACGTATGCGCAAACGTCTCTCCGAAATAGGAGTGCGGAAAGCCTTCGGTGCCCCAAGAAGAGAATTAATGATGCAAGTGCTTTCCGAAAACATGCTTTATTCGCTTTTTGGTGGTATCTTCGGATTATTATTGAGCTACATTGCCGCTTTCCTTCTCGGGGGAATGTTGTTCTCCGTAGACTTCGTATCCGATGGGGTGAACGATTTGCGGACGATGTGCGTCGACCTCTTGTTTGACCCTGTCGTATTCCTGTTGGCATTCCTAGCCTGCTTCCTGCTCAACTTGCTCAGTGCGGCTATTCCGGCATGGAGAATCACCCGTACCAATATTGTAGATGCCATAAATGAGAGATAA